A stretch of Burkholderiales bacterium DNA encodes these proteins:
- a CDS encoding TGS domain-containing protein yields LIGPYGVAIEVQVRTEQMHRIAEAGVASHWMYKDDDASLSELQKKTHQWLQSLLEIQSQSGDSHEFLEHVKFDLFPDEVYVFTPKGRILSLPRGATAVDFAYAVHTDIGNRCVAAKVNGELVPLRTELRSGDRVEIITTGYAKPNPAWLQYVRTAKARSNIRHFLKTMQYEESAALGERLLEQALRGYGVALADIDEASWERVIRETVGRTKRELLADIGLGKQLPAVIARRLAMRADAEAKPIGRAAQVVIRGTEGMAVQLAACCRPIPGDAIVGSMKKGQGLVVHAAECRSIARSRRTEPDLWIDVEWDRDTTRMFQCAIKVTVANQRGVLAKVASAIAEAGSNIDSISTDEDRAVFTTMLFVVEVANRQHLARVMRGLRRIGEVQKVQRLRE; encoded by the coding sequence CGCTCATCGGCCCCTACGGCGTCGCGATCGAGGTGCAGGTGCGCACCGAGCAGATGCACCGCATCGCCGAGGCCGGCGTCGCCTCGCACTGGATGTACAAGGACGACGACGCCTCGCTCTCGGAGCTGCAGAAGAAGACCCACCAGTGGCTCCAGTCGCTGCTGGAGATCCAGAGCCAGTCGGGCGACTCGCACGAGTTCCTGGAGCACGTCAAGTTCGACCTCTTCCCCGACGAGGTGTACGTGTTCACGCCCAAGGGCCGGATTCTGTCGCTGCCGCGCGGCGCGACCGCGGTGGACTTCGCCTACGCGGTGCACACCGACATCGGCAACCGCTGCGTCGCGGCGAAGGTGAACGGCGAGCTGGTGCCGCTCAGGACCGAGCTGAGAAGCGGCGACCGGGTGGAGATCATCACCACCGGCTACGCCAAGCCCAACCCGGCATGGCTGCAGTACGTGCGCACGGCGAAGGCGCGCTCCAACATCCGCCACTTCCTGAAGACCATGCAGTACGAGGAATCGGCCGCGCTCGGCGAGCGGCTGCTGGAGCAGGCGCTCAGGGGCTACGGCGTGGCGCTCGCAGACATAGACGAGGCGAGCTGGGAGCGGGTGATCCGCGAAACGGTCGGCCGCACGAAGCGCGAACTCCTCGCCGACATCGGTCTCGGCAAGCAGTTGCCGGCGGTGATCGCGCGGCGCCTGGCGATGCGCGCCGACGCCGAGGCGAAGCCGATCGGGCGCGCGGCGCAGGTCGTCATCCGCGGCACCGAGGGCATGGCGGTGCAGCTTGCGGCCTGCTGCCGCCCGATCCCGGGCGACGCGATCGTCGGCTCGATGAAGAAGGGCCAGGGGCTGGTGGTGCACGCCGCCGAGTGCCGCAGCATCGCGCGCTCGCGGCGCACCGAACCGGACCTGTGGATAGACGTCGAGTGGGACCGGGATACCACGCGCATGTTCCAGTGCGCGATCAAGGTGACGGTGGCCAACCAGCGCGGCGTGCTCGCCAAAGTCGCCTCGGCGATCGCCGAGGCCGGTTCCAACATAGACTCGATCAGCACGGACGAGGACCGCGCCGTCTTCACGACCATGCTGTTCGTCGTCGAGGTGGCGAACCGCCAGCACCTTGCGCGCGTGATGCGCGGGCTGCGCCGCATCGGCGAGGTGCAGAAAGTCCAGCGCCTGCGGGAATAG